A region from the Algoriphagus machipongonensis genome encodes:
- a CDS encoding PepSY-associated TM helix domain-containing protein: protein MNLKKTINKLHLWLGLSSGLVVFIVAVTGCIYAFQAEIKELTYPFLSVEPQESAVLPPSQISEIAQDVYPEGHLHAILYPTKEKSAQAIFFSYGEGNDHYQIAYINPYSGEVLKLKDEYADFFRIVLDGHFYLWLPQEIGQPVVASFTLIFLFMVISGLILWWPKKKKNLKQSLKIKWSGRWRRKNYDLHQVLGFYAMTFALVFAITGLVWGFMWFRDGVYFLTSGGDKFVEYYNPMSDSTQTYQGEIPAIDAVWLKMKEEYPDAEWIEVHPPEFEGSALAANANPDASTYWKTDYRYFDQNTLEEISVDHFYNRIEEATIAQKIMRMNYDVHVGAIAGLPGKILAFFLSAIIGSLPVTGFMIWWGRKNKAKKNKEIKVKEKPELVEA, encoded by the coding sequence ATGAATCTTAAAAAGACAATCAATAAGCTACACCTTTGGCTCGGACTTTCGTCCGGGCTTGTGGTGTTTATAGTGGCAGTGACGGGTTGTATCTATGCTTTTCAGGCAGAAATTAAAGAACTTACTTATCCTTTTCTATCTGTAGAACCGCAGGAATCGGCCGTATTACCACCAAGCCAAATTAGTGAAATAGCACAGGATGTTTATCCCGAAGGACACCTGCATGCAATTCTTTACCCTACCAAGGAGAAGTCAGCTCAAGCGATCTTTTTTAGCTATGGGGAAGGGAATGATCATTACCAGATTGCTTATATCAACCCCTATTCAGGAGAAGTTCTCAAGCTTAAGGATGAGTATGCTGATTTTTTCAGAATAGTTTTGGACGGGCATTTTTATTTATGGCTACCTCAAGAAATCGGGCAACCAGTCGTGGCGAGTTTTACTTTGATATTCTTGTTTATGGTGATTTCTGGATTGATCCTTTGGTGGCCAAAGAAAAAGAAGAATCTAAAACAAAGTTTGAAAATCAAATGGTCTGGAAGATGGAGAAGAAAGAACTATGATCTGCATCAAGTACTGGGTTTTTATGCAATGACTTTTGCTTTGGTTTTTGCTATCACAGGCTTGGTTTGGGGTTTTATGTGGTTTAGAGATGGTGTTTATTTTCTTACCTCTGGTGGAGATAAGTTCGTTGAATATTACAATCCAATGTCGGATTCAACTCAGACATATCAAGGAGAAATCCCTGCTATTGATGCGGTATGGTTGAAGATGAAAGAAGAGTACCCTGATGCTGAATGGATTGAAGTTCATCCGCCTGAATTTGAGGGTTCAGCGCTTGCAGCCAATGCAAATCCAGATGCATCAACCTATTGGAAAACTGACTATCGGTATTTCGATCAGAACACATTAGAAGAAATTTCTGTAGATCACTTTTACAATCGAATTGAGGAAGCTACGATAGCTCAGAAAATCATGCGGATGAATTATGATGTGCATGTGGGAGCAATTGCAGGCTTGCCAGGAAAAATACTTGCATTTTTTCTAAGTGCGATCATTGGTTCTTTGCCCGTAACCGGTTTTATGATCTGGTGGGGAAGGAAAAATAAAGCGAAGAAAAATAAAGAAATAAAGGTGAAGGAAAAGCCTGAGCTAGTGGAGGCTTAA
- a CDS encoding endo-1,4-beta-xylanase, translating into MIKNTILFLVMTLLLASHKPKEQGLKDIFKDSYHIGVALNRWQVTSDDPKAKSVIENNFNSLSPENGLKWERVHPDPDRFNFEFGDEYVALGEKMRAFTIGHCLVWHQQVPDWVFEDEVGDLVGKDVLYSRMENHIQTVAGRYKGKINGWDVVNEAFNEDGSFRESKWFQIAGKDFIKEAFRNAQKADPDAELYYNDYNVWRASKRKGILDFAKEMKAEGIKIDAIGMQGHYQLESPTLEEIEQGIIDIHEAGFKVMITELDVDVLPRPRRAEGADLNMNFANSDEYNPYKEGITPEAEAKLAQRYEDIFAIYEKHKDKITRVTFWGLSDRNSWLNNFPVRGRTNYPLPFDRNLDPKKEVFEKLAGVVK; encoded by the coding sequence ATGATTAAAAATACGATTCTTTTCTTAGTAATGACCTTGCTGTTGGCGTCCCATAAACCAAAGGAGCAAGGGCTGAAGGATATTTTTAAGGATAGCTATCATATTGGGGTGGCACTAAATCGATGGCAAGTAACTAGCGATGATCCCAAAGCGAAATCTGTGATAGAAAACAATTTTAACAGTTTAAGTCCTGAAAATGGTTTGAAGTGGGAAAGGGTTCATCCAGATCCTGATAGGTTCAACTTTGAATTTGGAGATGAATATGTGGCTTTGGGAGAAAAAATGAGGGCTTTTACGATAGGTCATTGTTTGGTTTGGCATCAGCAGGTTCCTGATTGGGTATTTGAAGATGAAGTAGGTGATTTGGTAGGAAAAGATGTCTTATACAGCCGAATGGAAAATCATATCCAAACTGTTGCTGGAAGATATAAAGGGAAAATCAATGGTTGGGATGTGGTCAATGAAGCATTTAACGAGGATGGAAGTTTTCGTGAATCGAAATGGTTTCAGATAGCAGGAAAAGATTTTATAAAAGAGGCATTCCGAAATGCTCAAAAAGCAGATCCTGATGCCGAGCTTTATTACAATGATTACAATGTCTGGAGAGCTTCCAAAAGGAAAGGAATTCTGGATTTTGCCAAGGAAATGAAAGCTGAAGGAATAAAAATTGACGCCATAGGTATGCAGGGACATTATCAGCTGGAATCACCGACTTTAGAAGAAATTGAGCAAGGGATCATCGATATCCATGAGGCAGGATTTAAAGTAATGATCACTGAACTGGATGTGGATGTGTTGCCAAGACCGAGAAGGGCAGAAGGAGCTGATTTGAATATGAACTTTGCTAATTCAGATGAATACAATCCTTATAAGGAAGGAATTACCCCAGAGGCTGAAGCAAAATTGGCGCAACGGTATGAGGATATCTTTGCTATTTATGAAAAGCATAAAGATAAAATCACACGTGTGACCTTTTGGGGTTTGAGTGATCGAAATAGTTGGCTGAATAACTTCCCGGTTCGTGGTCGAACCAATTACCCTTTGCCTTTTGACCGGAACTTGGATCCCAAAAAAGAGGTATTTGAAAAGCTAGCCGGTGTGGTAAAATAA
- a CDS encoding NAD(P)/FAD-dependent oxidoreductase — protein sequence MEQQNFEVIIIGGSYAGLAAAMALGRSLRKVLVIDAGKPCNRQTPHSHNFLTQDGKTPMEISSLAREQVEAYETISFYSDTVTSAKKSDPGFLIKTKNGSTFSGQKLIFATGIKDILPEIPGIQECWGISVIHCPYCHGYEVRHEKTGILANGEFGFEFGKMITNWTNDLTLYTNGKSTLTPEQTEKLLSKNVIISEKKISQIIHQDGKIQSLVFEDGSQEKIKALYAKPEFEQSTPLISELGCELKENGYVDIDQLNKTSVAGIYACGDNTNMFRSVAFAVSSGTMAGAACNKELIDESI from the coding sequence ATGGAGCAACAGAATTTTGAAGTAATCATTATTGGAGGCAGTTATGCAGGACTAGCTGCAGCAATGGCATTAGGAAGATCTTTGAGAAAAGTTTTAGTCATTGATGCCGGAAAACCTTGCAACAGACAAACACCGCATTCGCACAATTTTTTAACACAGGATGGCAAAACACCAATGGAGATTTCATCCTTGGCCAGAGAACAGGTCGAAGCATACGAAACCATTTCCTTCTATTCTGATACCGTAACGTCAGCTAAGAAAAGTGATCCCGGTTTCTTAATCAAAACAAAAAATGGCTCAACTTTCTCTGGGCAAAAACTCATTTTTGCCACTGGAATCAAAGATATCCTGCCCGAAATCCCAGGTATTCAGGAATGCTGGGGAATTTCAGTCATTCATTGTCCTTATTGCCATGGGTATGAAGTAAGACATGAAAAAACTGGGATTTTAGCCAATGGTGAATTCGGTTTCGAATTTGGAAAAATGATTACCAACTGGACTAATGATTTGACCCTCTACACCAATGGAAAATCAACTTTAACTCCTGAGCAAACAGAGAAATTATTATCCAAAAATGTCATTATTTCTGAGAAGAAAATAAGCCAAATCATCCATCAAGACGGAAAGATTCAAAGCTTGGTTTTCGAGGATGGATCACAAGAAAAAATCAAAGCGCTCTACGCAAAACCTGAATTTGAACAAAGTACTCCACTGATCTCAGAATTGGGATGCGAGCTAAAAGAAAACGGCTATGTGGACATCGATCAACTTAATAAGACTTCCGTAGCCGGGATCTATGCCTGTGGTGATAATACCAATATGTTCCGTTCGGTGGCATTTGCGGTATCCTCTGGAACCATGGCCGGAGCTGCCTGCAACAAGGAGTTGATAGACGAAAGCATTTAA
- a CDS encoding 3-ketoacyl-ACP reductase, translating into MESLTGKTALITGAGKGLGKAIAIALAQEGVHLAILSRTESDLLKVKEEVAGIDSSLKVAIAVADQSDFSSIKTAIASLTSEVGVPDILVNNAGTGKFGKFLDLDVSEWEHIVKVNLFGVYYVIHEVLPGMLERKSGDIVNVSSTAGQKGNAMTSAYSASKFGLNGLTESLMMEVRKSDIRVFSMSPSTVATDLAMDNNLTDGNPDKVLQPEDFAELLIAHLKLPKRALVKEVGLWSTNP; encoded by the coding sequence ATGGAATCACTAACAGGAAAAACAGCGCTGATCACTGGCGCAGGAAAAGGATTAGGTAAAGCAATCGCAATAGCTCTGGCCCAAGAAGGGGTACATCTTGCCATATTATCCAGAACTGAATCAGACTTATTGAAAGTCAAAGAGGAGGTAGCAGGAATTGATTCCTCCTTGAAAGTGGCAATCGCCGTGGCTGATCAGTCAGATTTCTCCAGCATCAAAACTGCAATCGCTTCTCTGACTTCAGAAGTTGGAGTTCCGGATATTTTGGTGAATAATGCCGGAACCGGCAAGTTTGGGAAATTCTTGGATCTCGATGTCAGCGAATGGGAACATATCGTGAAAGTCAATCTTTTTGGCGTTTACTATGTCATCCATGAAGTTCTGCCGGGAATGCTTGAAAGAAAATCAGGTGATATTGTGAACGTTTCCTCCACTGCTGGCCAAAAAGGAAATGCGATGACAAGTGCCTATAGTGCCTCCAAATTTGGACTAAACGGACTAACTGAATCACTCATGATGGAGGTTAGAAAATCGGATATCCGGGTGTTCAGCATGAGCCCAAGTACTGTGGCCACTGATTTGGCCATGGACAATAACTTGACTGATGGAAATCCGGATAAGGTATTGCAACCAGAAGATTTTGCCGAATTACTAATTGCGCATTTAAAACTGCCAAAACGCGCATTAGTGAAGGAAGTAGGGCTCTGGTCTACCAACCCATAA
- the bla gene encoding subclass B1 metallo-beta-lactamase — translation MKTQAFLLILLFVYQQQSVFGQKKEFAYNSESLQVEQISQNTFLHISYLNTDDFGKVACNGMIVINEGEALVFDTPANEEASLELINWLEKEQQVTVKGVVATHFHWDCLGGLDEFHRKGIHSYASAKTIALAKSVGYPVPEIDFKKKLILEAGSIKIVNQFFGEGHTKDNFISYVPADQVIFGGCMIKAIGAGKGNLEDANLSEWSATVEKVKSAFPDTQIVIPGHGKIGGTELLDYTAEMFEKK, via the coding sequence ATGAAAACTCAGGCTTTCCTTTTAATTCTACTTTTTGTCTATCAACAACAATCAGTTTTTGGACAAAAAAAGGAGTTTGCCTACAACTCCGAATCTCTTCAGGTCGAGCAAATTAGCCAAAACACCTTTCTACATATCAGCTACCTGAATACAGATGATTTTGGAAAAGTGGCATGCAATGGAATGATTGTCATCAATGAAGGTGAAGCTCTGGTTTTCGATACGCCTGCCAATGAGGAAGCCAGTCTGGAATTGATCAATTGGCTGGAAAAAGAGCAACAAGTGACAGTAAAAGGAGTCGTTGCCACTCATTTCCATTGGGATTGCTTAGGTGGGTTGGATGAATTTCATAGGAAGGGAATCCACTCCTATGCATCTGCTAAAACCATTGCTTTGGCAAAATCAGTTGGATATCCCGTTCCAGAAATAGACTTTAAAAAGAAATTGATTTTGGAAGCAGGAAGTATAAAAATCGTCAATCAATTTTTCGGAGAAGGGCATACAAAAGACAATTTCATTTCCTATGTCCCTGCAGACCAAGTCATTTTTGGAGGATGCATGATCAAGGCCATTGGTGCCGGAAAAGGCAATCTTGAAGATGCCAATCTTTCCGAATGGTCTGCAACGGTAGAAAAAGTAAAATCCGCTTTTCCGGATACTCAGATTGTAATTCCTGGCCATGGGAAAATTGGAGGAACGGAGTTATTGGATTATACAGCAGAGATGTTTGAGAAGAAGTGA
- a CDS encoding PVC-type heme-binding CxxCH protein yields the protein MKKTTYLFTFLVLLTFSCSQPDKQGITDKEYARLSDEQKRSVTNAIDGIVVEDDRLELTLFASEPMMINPTNMDIDDRGRVWIAEAYNYRSHLNPRNPTKAEGDRILIMEDTNGDGVADESKVFYQGNDINAALGIAVLGDKVYVSVSPYVYVFTDADGDDVPEKKEILFEGVGGVQHDHGMHAFTFGPDGKLYFNYGNEGKGIHHADGSPILDPLGRPVNSQTQPYREGMVFRMNPDGSDVEVLAWNFRNNYEVAVDSYGRMWQSDNDDDGNRATRINYVMDFGNYGFKDEITGADWRTRRINMEDSIPLRHWHLNDPGVVPNMLQTFAGSPTGILVYEGNLLPEDYQGQIIHSDAGPNIVRAYIPSKDGAGFTATIKNLMDGNSRDNWFRPSDVTVAPDGSLFVSDWYDPGVGGHAMGDQDKGRVYRLAPKGVDYKVSAPNYDNIESLVQLLQNPNRATHFKAFMALVEKGDAAKDALETLFTSSQNPRMKARAFWVLTKLPNGNEYIQMASTDADPLIRVAAVRASRINQLNDPDFLMKMAGDEDIQVRREVALAIRYQNNEDVWLKLANSYQSGDRWFLEALGIAADGFWDEYLSAYLSDLDETWMKSQEATDIVWRSRSSETPELLGKIILSQPGRNNERYYRALDFQEPSSKTKILKSLLASAPEEDQLIILRQINFDASSPDRELLALAKSTAGSIADNRDFLDIVRKYEIKDQKERLKELVYQSENNQHSQMAANIYSSLYGIEDIKKEIDQGDEAQTITAIEKFGTIDNENIAKLLAGYYTDESNSTAIRTAAMEAARGFNSEPYLWELVKADKVPADLLPIAQKILLSSWNGNLRAEANAFFGDAANSDYDLSKMLTSSGSVENGKTIASNYCLACHKIGEEGIDFGPGLSEIGDKLSKEGLFNAIINPSEGMGFGYETQLVKLKDGTEFTCIVNSKTENDLIVKLVGSSEQKIYKLADVESVTQQDLSLMPKFPLSETELVDLVSYLETLRK from the coding sequence ATGAAAAAAACCACTTACCTATTCACCTTCCTTGTTTTACTCACTTTTTCATGTTCCCAACCAGATAAACAAGGAATTACAGATAAAGAATATGCTCGACTATCTGACGAACAAAAAAGATCAGTCACAAATGCTATCGATGGCATTGTAGTAGAAGATGATCGTCTGGAATTGACACTTTTTGCCTCTGAGCCTATGATGATTAATCCTACCAATATGGACATTGATGATCGTGGAAGAGTTTGGATTGCGGAGGCGTATAATTACAGAAGTCATTTAAATCCAAGAAATCCTACCAAGGCCGAAGGTGATCGGATTTTGATCATGGAAGACACCAATGGCGATGGTGTGGCCGATGAGTCCAAGGTTTTTTATCAGGGAAATGATATCAATGCAGCATTAGGCATCGCGGTATTGGGGGATAAAGTTTATGTATCGGTTAGTCCTTATGTGTATGTATTTACTGATGCAGATGGAGATGATGTTCCGGAGAAAAAAGAAATTCTTTTCGAAGGCGTGGGCGGAGTACAGCATGATCATGGCATGCACGCATTTACTTTTGGCCCTGACGGAAAGCTTTATTTCAACTATGGAAATGAGGGCAAAGGTATACATCATGCCGATGGCTCACCGATTTTGGATCCATTGGGTAGGCCTGTCAACAGTCAGACCCAACCCTATCGAGAAGGAATGGTTTTCAGAATGAATCCTGATGGATCAGATGTAGAAGTATTGGCTTGGAACTTCAGAAATAATTATGAGGTCGCTGTGGATAGCTATGGTCGAATGTGGCAGTCAGACAATGATGATGACGGTAATAGAGCTACTAGAATCAACTATGTCATGGATTTTGGGAATTATGGCTTCAAAGACGAGATCACAGGAGCTGATTGGCGAACCCGAAGGATCAATATGGAAGATTCCATTCCACTAAGGCATTGGCATTTAAATGACCCAGGTGTGGTTCCTAATATGTTGCAAACTTTTGCAGGTTCACCTACTGGAATTTTGGTGTACGAAGGAAATTTATTACCAGAAGATTATCAGGGGCAGATCATCCATTCGGATGCAGGTCCAAATATTGTAAGAGCATACATTCCATCTAAAGATGGAGCTGGTTTTACCGCTACGATCAAAAATTTAATGGATGGTAATTCCCGAGACAACTGGTTTAGACCATCAGATGTAACAGTCGCCCCAGATGGATCCTTATTTGTCTCGGACTGGTATGACCCGGGAGTTGGAGGCCATGCAATGGGCGATCAGGATAAAGGAAGAGTTTACAGACTAGCTCCAAAGGGAGTTGATTACAAAGTTTCAGCGCCTAATTATGATAATATTGAATCTTTGGTTCAGCTATTGCAAAATCCCAATCGAGCAACCCACTTCAAAGCATTTATGGCTTTAGTGGAAAAAGGAGACGCTGCCAAAGATGCTTTGGAAACATTGTTTACATCTTCACAAAACCCAAGAATGAAAGCTCGTGCTTTTTGGGTGTTGACAAAACTTCCAAATGGTAATGAATATATTCAAATGGCATCCACAGATGCTGATCCATTAATACGCGTTGCTGCAGTTAGGGCATCAAGAATCAATCAGTTAAACGACCCTGATTTCTTAATGAAAATGGCTGGAGATGAAGATATTCAAGTTCGAAGAGAAGTGGCCCTTGCTATCAGATATCAAAATAATGAAGATGTATGGCTGAAACTTGCTAATTCCTACCAGTCTGGCGACAGATGGTTTTTGGAAGCATTGGGAATCGCTGCCGATGGGTTTTGGGATGAATATCTAAGTGCCTATCTATCGGATTTGGATGAAACTTGGATGAAATCCCAGGAAGCAACAGATATTGTTTGGAGATCAAGAAGTTCTGAAACTCCAGAACTTTTAGGGAAAATTATTCTTTCTCAGCCTGGCAGAAATAATGAGAGATATTACAGAGCTCTGGACTTTCAGGAGCCAAGTAGTAAAACAAAAATCCTTAAATCTCTTCTCGCATCTGCACCAGAAGAGGATCAATTGATCATTTTAAGGCAGATAAATTTCGATGCATCTTCTCCTGACAGAGAGTTATTGGCTTTGGCAAAATCAACTGCAGGAAGTATTGCTGATAATAGAGACTTCCTTGATATCGTCAGAAAATATGAGATCAAAGACCAGAAAGAAAGGTTGAAGGAATTGGTTTATCAATCAGAAAACAACCAGCATTCACAAATGGCCGCCAATATTTATTCTTCCCTTTACGGAATAGAGGATATAAAAAAAGAGATTGATCAAGGTGACGAGGCCCAAACGATTACGGCAATCGAGAAGTTTGGAACCATTGACAACGAAAACATAGCGAAGTTATTGGCAGGATATTATACTGATGAATCAAATTCCACAGCCATCAGAACCGCTGCAATGGAAGCTGCCAGAGGATTCAATTCTGAGCCTTATTTATGGGAATTGGTGAAGGCAGATAAAGTTCCTGCAGACTTGCTTCCCATCGCACAAAAGATTCTGCTCTCTTCTTGGAATGGAAACCTTCGAGCTGAAGCAAATGCGTTTTTCGGGGATGCCGCCAATAGCGATTACGACTTATCAAAAATGCTTACTTCCAGTGGAAGCGTAGAAAACGGAAAAACCATTGCTTCTAACTATTGCCTGGCATGTCACAAAATCGGGGAAGAAGGAATCGATTTTGGCCCAGGCCTTTCGGAAATCGGAGATAAACTATCCAAAGAAGGATTATTCAACGCTATCATCAACCCTTCCGAAGGGATGGGCTTTGGGTATGAAACCCAGCTGGTAAAATTGAAAGACGGCACCGAATTTACTTGTATTGTCAATTCCAAAACTGAAAATGACCTGATCGTGAAACTGGTGGGAAGTAGTGAACAGAAAATTTATAAACTGGCGGATGTGGAAAGCGTCACCCAGCAGGATCTGTCCTTAATGCCAAAATTCCCACTTTCTGAAACAGAATTGGTCGATTTGGTCAGCTACTTGGAGACTTTGAGAAAGTAA
- a CDS encoding DUF7133 domain-containing protein has translation MTKIKIPFASILAFTALFGCSKYKPSTTVDIAELKEYYTPAGFDPSSVITDSTSLNITTIAGSDIVPSPACLAVSPQGEIFVGVDMMGSLGKEPGKGSIVKLIDKDNDGVYETHTEFAKADNPRGIMPVGDQVFVLHTVFNETTGEADRMDLVEFVDKDNDGVADGPSIPLIKNICSPASLRSRGTDHATNGIRMGIDGWIYVAVGDFGFHEAEDRSGKKMTMLGGGIVRVRPDGTEMEVYAHGTRNIYDVAIDPFMNIYTRGNTNDGGGWNIRFIHYVQSGEYGYPSLFKNFTDEIIPALADLGGGSGTGSYFMDDDRWPTEYNHVPMMSDWGKSELFIHRVTMDGPGFTQEDENFIKLSQITDVDVDGSGRMYLAAWDGAGYRGSPDKGYVVKVLPNDFEYEAFPDLKAASVEALGELLKAGNSVTRFHAQQELLKRPADEAAMAALNIAQDQSLPLQNRVAGIYTYAQIACESGVESLLKLSEEDKIREFALRALTDRKSCLGSVPVEPYLAAVHDANPRVQAAAIVGLGRLGKLDAAEKLLEIQVPSSAKIPAPGTEGPHATPNSDIILSHLAVKSLVELDAVDAAVNAIDTNPKLALWTLRYMHDPKAVEGLMNAYESSSDQELKDEILTTLSRLYMEEAPYDGSWWWSTRPDTHGPYYKGITWESSEKIKSFLVQEYENSNPSKKNFFAGLNDRHRMEISELGTVSEELIVEEDPNVDLDAIKNKKGQVGEASIEDVILAVADIKGDPVKGKALFTSQGCIACHSIEKGQVMKGPFMGQIGSIMNRDQITESIMKPNASISQGFASFMIQTNDDKSYMGFITAESADELTLRDITGKATTLEKKNIKSRKELENSIMPAGLANSLSFEELASLVTYLQQQK, from the coding sequence ATGACTAAAATAAAAATTCCATTTGCAAGCATTTTGGCCTTTACAGCCCTATTCGGATGCTCCAAATACAAGCCTTCTACCACAGTTGATATAGCTGAACTTAAGGAATATTATACTCCAGCCGGATTTGACCCTAGCTCAGTAATAACTGATAGTACTTCATTGAATATTACTACCATTGCTGGATCTGACATTGTCCCAAGCCCTGCTTGTTTGGCGGTAAGCCCACAAGGAGAAATTTTCGTCGGCGTGGACATGATGGGATCGTTGGGAAAAGAACCTGGAAAAGGCAGCATCGTCAAGCTGATAGATAAGGATAATGATGGCGTTTACGAGACCCATACAGAATTTGCAAAAGCAGATAATCCGAGAGGTATCATGCCTGTGGGAGATCAAGTGTTTGTGCTTCACACTGTCTTCAATGAAACAACTGGTGAGGCAGACAGAATGGACTTGGTGGAGTTTGTAGATAAAGACAATGATGGAGTAGCAGATGGTCCGTCTATTCCGCTAATCAAGAACATTTGTTCACCTGCCTCTCTTAGAAGTAGAGGTACTGACCATGCCACAAACGGTATCCGAATGGGAATCGATGGTTGGATTTATGTAGCAGTTGGGGACTTTGGTTTTCATGAAGCAGAAGATAGATCTGGCAAAAAAATGACCATGCTAGGCGGAGGAATTGTCAGAGTTAGACCTGATGGAACCGAAATGGAAGTCTATGCTCATGGAACCAGAAATATCTATGACGTTGCCATCGACCCCTTCATGAATATTTATACTCGAGGTAATACCAATGACGGTGGGGGCTGGAATATTAGGTTTATCCACTACGTTCAAAGTGGTGAATATGGATACCCAAGCTTATTCAAAAATTTCACAGATGAAATCATTCCTGCTCTTGCAGACCTTGGTGGAGGTTCTGGAACTGGAAGCTACTTTATGGATGATGATAGATGGCCTACAGAATACAATCATGTTCCTATGATGTCTGACTGGGGTAAAAGCGAATTATTTATCCACCGTGTCACGATGGATGGGCCAGGCTTTACACAGGAAGATGAAAACTTCATCAAACTTTCTCAGATCACCGATGTAGATGTAGATGGATCAGGAAGAATGTACTTGGCTGCATGGGATGGAGCTGGCTATAGAGGTAGCCCAGACAAAGGATATGTAGTAAAAGTTTTGCCAAATGATTTCGAATATGAAGCTTTCCCTGATTTAAAGGCTGCCTCAGTAGAAGCATTAGGAGAACTTTTGAAAGCAGGTAATTCAGTGACAAGATTCCACGCACAACAAGAACTTTTGAAAAGACCTGCCGATGAAGCAGCAATGGCAGCATTAAACATTGCTCAAGATCAATCACTACCCTTGCAAAATCGTGTAGCAGGTATTTATACCTATGCTCAGATAGCGTGTGAAAGCGGAGTGGAGTCTTTGTTAAAACTTAGCGAAGAAGATAAGATTCGGGAATTTGCTTTGAGAGCATTAACAGATAGAAAATCTTGCCTTGGAAGTGTTCCTGTGGAGCCTTACTTAGCAGCAGTTCATGATGCCAACCCGAGAGTTCAGGCAGCTGCAATTGTTGGATTAGGAAGATTAGGCAAACTGGATGCAGCAGAAAAACTTTTAGAAATCCAAGTTCCTTCTTCGGCTAAAATTCCTGCTCCAGGAACTGAAGGTCCTCATGCAACTCCAAACTCAGATATCATTTTATCTCACTTAGCAGTAAAATCTCTTGTTGAATTAGACGCTGTAGATGCAGCTGTAAATGCAATTGATACCAATCCGAAATTGGCTCTGTGGACTTTGAGATATATGCATGATCCTAAAGCGGTAGAAGGATTGATGAATGCTTATGAGTCAAGTAGCGATCAAGAGCTAAAAGATGAGATTTTAACTACTCTTTCCAGATTGTATATGGAAGAAGCTCCATATGACGGAAGCTGGTGGTGGAGCACTCGACCAGATACACATGGACCCTATTACAAGGGAATCACATGGGAATCTTCTGAAAAAATCAAGAGTTTCTTGGTTCAGGAGTATGAAAACTCCAACCCATCGAAGAAAAATTTCTTTGCGGGCCTAAATGATCGTCACAGAATGGAGATCTCAGAATTGGGCACAGTATCTGAAGAATTAATCGTGGAAGAAGATCCTAATGTGGATTTAGATGCGATTAAAAACAAAAAAGGACAAGTGGGTGAGGCTTCCATTGAAGATGTGATCTTGGCCGTTGCCGATATCAAGGGAGATCCTGTAAAAGGTAAAGCCCTATTCACAAGTCAGGGTTGTATTGCTTGCCATAGCATAGAAAAAGGACAGGTAATGAAAGGTCCTTTCATGGGTCAAATCGGGTCTATCATGAACCGTGATCAAATTACTGAATCCATCATGAAGCCAAATGCTTCAATTTCTCAAGGCTTCGCCTCTTTCATGATCCAAACCAATGACGATAAATCTTACATGGGCTTTATCACAGCTGAATCTGCTGATGAATTGACTTTAAGAGATATCACAGGAAAGGCAACCACTTTAGAAAAGAAAAACATCAAAAGCCGAAAAGAACTGGAAAACTCAATAATGCCAGCAGGCTTAGCAAATTCACTTTCTTTTGAAGAACTCGCTTCTTTAGTGACTTACCTTCAGCAGCAGAAATAA